A single genomic interval of Trichocoleus desertorum ATA4-8-CV12 harbors:
- a CDS encoding tetratricopeptide repeat protein yields MTSEESNLNSAMQWQSQGCTLCAEEQYQAAIVAFDCALGLEPHNSQTWNYRGNAFSALQRPAEALACYDKATFLNPMYHQAWFNRGLLLAEMGAYGSAVAAYDQAIAIHSDPCYLHARADIWLKKKLVSFA; encoded by the coding sequence ATGACTTCAGAAGAATCAAATCTCAACTCTGCAATGCAGTGGCAGTCTCAAGGCTGTACCCTTTGTGCCGAGGAGCAATACCAAGCAGCGATCGTGGCGTTTGATTGCGCCTTAGGACTAGAACCGCATAACAGCCAAACCTGGAACTACCGAGGCAATGCCTTTAGCGCCTTACAGCGTCCCGCAGAAGCCCTAGCCTGCTATGACAAAGCCACGTTCTTGAACCCGATGTATCATCAAGCTTGGTTCAATCGAGGTTTGCTGCTGGCAGAGATGGGAGCGTACGGATCTGCGGTAGCGGCTTATGATCAGGCCATTGCCATACATTCTGATCCTTGCTACCTGCACGCTAGGGCTGATATCTGGCTCAAGAAAAAACTGGTTTCCTTTGCCTGA